Proteins encoded in a region of the Tripterygium wilfordii isolate XIE 37 chromosome 21, ASM1340144v1, whole genome shotgun sequence genome:
- the LOC119987747 gene encoding uncharacterized protein LOC119987747, which translates to MNPGQLALLRSTICVVLTTHFSVQVMSKHLLCWKKAEEQKAILLIVLKAPIYAVDSYAGLLDLRGRKAFFMFLESIKESCEELEIAKFVALLSGHLNISSSKNIVPDEIG; encoded by the exons ATGAATCCAGGGCAACTCGCTCTACTTCGATCCACAATCTGTGTGGTGCTTACAACGCATTTTTCGGTACAAGTTATGTCGAAGCATCTACTCTGCTGGAAGAAGGCCGAGGAACAAAAGGCTATATTACTTATCGTACTAAAGGCTCCTATATATGCTGTTGACTCTTATGCTGGGTTACTAGATCTTCGGGGAAGAAAAgcatttttcatgttcttggagtCAATTAAGGAATCCTGTGAAGAATTG GAGATAGCTAAGTTCGTTGCTTTGTTGTCGGGTCATCTGAACATATCCTCAAGTAAAAACATAGTGCCAGATGAGATCGGGTAG